The proteins below come from a single Dryobates pubescens isolate bDryPub1 chromosome 43, bDryPub1.pri, whole genome shotgun sequence genomic window:
- the LOC128899322 gene encoding olfactory receptor 14A16-like yields the protein MANSSSITHFLLLPFPGTRQLQLLHFCLFLAIYLAALLGNGLIITTIAWDHHLHTPMYFFLLNLALLDLGAISTTVPKSMANSLRDIRDISYAGYVAQVFLFPFFMSAEFSLLTTMSYDRYVAICRPLHYETLLGSRVCVYMAAAAWATGVLYALLHTANTFSLILCQGNAVDQFFCEIPQILKLSCSTSYLRELWITVIAVSLAFVCFVFIVLSYVQIFRAVLRIPSQQGRHKAFATCLPHLAVVSLFVSSGVFSSLKPCSISSPSLDLVVSVLYSVVPPAVNPLIYSLRNQELKAALS from the coding sequence atggccaacagcagctccattacccacttcctcctcctgccattcccaggcacaaggcagctgcagctcctgcacttctgcctcttcctggccatctacctggctgccctgctgggcaatggcctcatcatcaccaccatagcctgggaccaccacctccacacccccatgtacttcttcctcctcaacctcgccCTACTTGACCTCGGTGCCATCTCTACTACAGTTCCCAAATCCATGGCAAATTCCCTGAGGGACATCAGGGatatctcctatgcaggatatGTTGCTCAGgtatttctcttcccttttttcatgtcagcagagttttctctcctcaccaccatgtcctacgatcgctatgttgccatctgcagacccctgcactatgagaccctcctgggcagcagagtttgtgtctacatggcagcagctgcctgggccacTGGGGTTCTCTATGCTCtactgcacacagccaatacattttccctaatcctctgccagggcaatgctgtggaccagttcttctgtgaaatcccccagatcctcaagctctcctgctccacctcctacctcagggaactttggaTAACTGTCATTGCTGTCTCCTTAgcatttgtctgttttgtgttcattgtgttgtcctatgtgcagatcttcagggcagtgctgaggatcccctctcagcagggacgccacaaagcctttgccacctgcctccctcacctggctgtggtctccctgtttgtCAGCAGTGGTGTCTTTTCCTCCCTGAAGCcctgctccatctcctctccatccctggacctggtggtttcagttctgtactcagtagtgcctccagcagtgaaccctctcatctacagcctgaggaaccaggagctcaaggctgccctgagc